The genomic region CTGAGGTATTACTAATGGATGAACCATGTTCAGCATTAGACCCCATTGCCACAGCTAAAATTGAAGAACTAATTCATGAAATTAAAGACCGCTATACAATAGTGATTGTCACTCACAATATGCAACAAGCTGGTCGAGTCTCTCATTATACCGCTTTTCTTTATATGGGAGAACTTGTGGAGTTTTGTGACACTGATACGATGTTTACTCTACCAAACAATCCACGAACCGAAGATTATATTACTGGCCGATTTGGTTAATCACCAAACGAACTATTGGGTAAATTATGAATCGTAAACATACAGATCTCGAATATGAAGACGAATTACGTAAACTGCGTGAGCGTTTATTACTTATGGGTGCAAAAGTAGAAGAGATGTTGAATAAGTCGATGCAGGCTTTAGTTAATAAAGATAGCGATTTAGCATATCGCATGATCGAATACGATAATGAGATAGATGAGCTTGAGCTTGCTATTGATAATCTCTGTTTGCGGGTTTTAGCAAAGCGGCAACCAGTTGCCTCAGATTTAAGATTTATTACTTTAGCATTGAAAATAGTTACTGATTTAGAACGTATGGGTGATCTTGGGGTAAATATATGTGAGCGCACAATTGAGCTAAATACTGAACCACCATTGAAGCCGTATATCGATTTACCTAAAATGGCTGACGTGGTTCAATCAATGATTAAAGATGCTCTTGATGCATTTGTTTCGCATAACTCCGAGCATGCTCAAGCTGTACTTGAGCGAGATCATATTGTTGATGCTTACTATGGGCAAATATTTCGGGAGCTCTTTACCTATATGCTTGAAGATCCTAAAACTATTCATCGTTCCATCAAGATACAATCTATTGCAAAGTATCTTGAACGCATTGGCGATCATGCAACTAATTTGGCCGAAATGGTAGTTTTTATGGAACACGGCAAGGATATTCGTCATCAGGGACGACAAAAAAACGCCAACCCTAAAGAAAATAAACCTCATGGGGTGCTATTTTTGTGCGTACACAATGCAGTGCGCAGTCAAATGGCTGAAGCTTGGGCAATAAAAACGTTCCCGATGGGAGTGCGTATCTGGAGTGCCGGCTCACAACCAGCAAAGGAGATTAATCCATTAACTATAAAAGTAATGCAAGAAGTTGGCATTGATTTACAAGGTGTTAAGCCAAAAAGTTTCTCTGAAATACCAATTGGTGATGTTGATACTGTTATCAATCTTTGCAAAGAAGAAAACTGTCCATATATACCTGGCGAATTATCAAGACAATCATGGAATTTGCCTGATCCAACACAGGCGACAGGTAATGATGATGAGGTTTTGCAAGCGTTTCGTAAAATACGCGATGAAATAAAAAATAAACTTGTAACATTTATGAAAGCATGGGCATGATTTTGTTAAAATTAATTAGTGTTTATAAGTTTTTTTATTTGTGATATTTCGAAATACGCAAATGCGGTGATAAGAAAGGAAAGTATTTTTGATCAGCTTTTAATAAGTGTTCTAACACTAGTTGTTTCACTAAGACATCAACTAACTTACTAAAGGTTAGTGAATTTTTATTTTTAATGTTAGTAAAAAACTTTTTAAACCGTTTTAATAGCTCTAAATGTAAATCTATATGTTCATTTAAATAAGGATATTTGATATCTTTTAATATTTGTTCTTCATGTTGAAAATGCATTTCCAGTGAATCACGCAATTGGATAAAGCGATTTTGTAATTTATCAACAGGGGAATTTGTTAGCAGAGCTTCAAATATAGCATTACCCAAAACAAATAACTCAATATGCTCTTGATCAATTCTTTCGGAGCCACTTGAATAGCTAGGATCCCAAACTAGATTTAATAGTCTAATTGTGTGAGTATCTGAGGACTGAGAGGATAACTCGCAACGATCACGGCCAGCGTTTTTTGCTTTATATAGAGTATCATCAGTTCGTTTTATCCATTGTTCAAAAGTTTCATGAGTTCCTAATTGAGTAACGCCAGCACTAATAGTAAGGCGACCAACATTTGGGATATCGGCTTCACGTACTTGTTTACGAAGTCGTTCAGCAATTTTTAAGGCTTCTTCACCACCAACACCCGGTACAAGTAGAACAAATTCTTCACCACCCCATCGACAAACAACATCAAATGATCGGCAAATTTTAATAGCAAGCTGTGCTATAGCAACTAGTGCTTGATCGCCAATAAGATGTCCAAGACGATCATTAACATCTTTGAAATGATCAATATCAATCATGATTAATGATAATGGCTGGCCATAACGATGACTACGTTCAATTTCGTTATGTGCGACTAATTCAAAATGACGACGATTATAGGTACCGGTAAGTTGATCAGTAGCTGCGGTTATTTGTAAAGTATTAACTATATATTCAAGCTGATGTACCTTTTCATCATGACGTGGTGATGATGGGATTATGTGTAAACTCAATAAAATACTTGGCGGAAGTTCATTTTTTGTGGTTTGCGGAATATTGTTAGCCCGTAATTCAACCCAAATTTCATTTTTAGTGTGATTTTTAATGGCAAGACGGGTTGGCTTAAGTTTTTTATGCACTTTTAAGCAATCAAGAATAAATTTTGCATTAGCCGTATCAGATGATTGCAATAGGTCAAATAATGCGTAACCTACGAGTTGCTCAGGATTTTCAAATCCAAAAATCTCCGCAGCCCCTTGCGAAGCAAATAATACATTCTCATGGTAGTCTAATACAATTAAACCGTCAGTAGCTGCCATTAAGGCGGTGGCGATTTGTAGCAAATTCAATTTCAGACTCCCGATAATTATAGACAATTTCCACGCAATCACCGCAGGTGGAAATTGCACTAAGTTCATCAAGAGAAACATAGCCATGTAATTAACAAGAATGCTAGGGATAACCAGCCCAAGTTTCTAAAAATATTTCAACGCGGTGTGCAGTAAAATCCCAAAGGGCATTATTACTCCATTGTTTAGTAAGATTATAACTAAAACGTAGCCCGAGAAAATCATTGATGCGAAGGCGACTTTCAATGCCAGGCGTAATCCAAGTGTCTTGCTCTTTTTCTCCAGTAGCCAATCCGTTAATATCATAAGCTGGTCGATTGGCATAACTTCGCATTCCTGCTCCTAAACGAATACTATTAGTTAGATTCGCAAGAGTTTCCCATTGGATAGTTAAGGTGGATGAACCTTGAGTATACGAGTCATAATTTTTTATTAAATTAGAATTTATGTTTGGGTCTTCGACACCAAACGGCCCTAAATAGTAATAGGTATCATTTGAATTGTTTTGTTCTATAGCAAGTGTTCCGGTTATACGAAGTGTAAAACTTGGCATAAATATTATAGTCGGTTCGGCTTTGATAAGATTACTGGTTTTACGTTGAGAAGTTAAGTTACCGTTAATATCTGAAAGATAACGTTCCATATAGTATATCGACTCATAAACCAGCGGCAGACGTATTTCAATGTAGTCGCCGATGGCTTGATCCCATTGTAGTGCGGGAGTGTGAGAGCGATTATCAAGATCATATTTTGCAAAATGGTCTTGGCGAAATTGATAATTAATTTTTAAAGTACTGGTATCACCAATTTCATAGCGTGCTCCTACTCGACCAAACATACCATTAAATGAATATTTATTGGCGAGCTTATTAGGATAATAAGCTTGTTCTCCACCTGCGGCGATAGTGGTAAATAAAGCATCTGTTGGTCGAACTCCAAAAGTTATGATACCGAGGTGCCCATAATGTCGATCGTAAGTAATAGTTTTATTGTAAGAGGAGTCACCTGCATAAGATAGCTTTAAACTAATACTGTCGGTGGGCAACCAGTTGCTATAAAGAGCCAGTCTCGCAATCCCTAAACTATCAGATAGTTCTGAAGCATTAAGATATAGATTCGTTGTGTAAGCACCGCCTATGCTAGCATTAGCGCGTAAAAGCAATTTCGTTGGTTCATTAGGTTCATTAGGTTCATTTGATTCTTGTGCTAAAGCAGACGATGTTATGAATATAATGGCAAAAATATTGGCTAATAAAATATTTAGTTGTAAACGACACATAGTTTACCTCACTTTGACAAAAACTGTTCACGTATTTCATTAGCTGTATTGCGTGGTGATAAACCACGGTTTAAACGGATGGTTGCAAAACTTAATACGTTATTAATATTGCCACGCGTTTTAAAAATTTCTTGCAGAACGCGAACAAACTGATTGCTTGCGGCGGTATTAAAAGATTTTTTTGTTAAAATTGCTAAAGCAAAAGATAAACTTAATTTTTTATCAGCACGCAAACGATTTGTTGTATAAGCGTATAGTTCAAAAGCTATTGCAAGCTTATTTGCTCCATCTTGACTATTACATACAATTTTAATCGCAGCCGATAAGTCTTTACGGGTCCAGGCACTTAAAAGTGCATCATTACCAAGGTTAATCATGGCATTTTTTGTGTTTGGCTTTTGCGCGCAAATACACGATGAAATTAAGGTGTTCTGCCATAAAGAATTTTCGGTAATTTGTTGTAAAACCGTTACTAATTTCTGCGGTGGAATATTTTTAGCTAATCCTTCGTGAAGTTTTTGTTCAAGAATACTTATAGTAATATTCTGTTGTTTAAGACGTTCAATATATGAGCGGATCGTTACCGCATTATCAGTTGATAAGTTTTTTAAATCATCTTCTAAATGTAATAATGAATCATTAGCTGCAAAACTTGCTGGCGTATTACAAATAAACGATGATAAAAAAACGAGCGTGGGTATTATATGTACCCACGCTCTAATTATTTTAGCAATTGAAGTCATCTGTGCCTAAAGTTACTGGTTAGAACCATTAGCACTACCACTGCTACTATTAGAGTTGTTTGTATTACTGCTGTTGCCGCTGCCACCACTACTACTACCACCACTACTACTGCCACCACTGCCAGCGCCATTACCATTACCTGATCCGCTGCCACCACCAAAACCGGCGCCGGCACCACCTGATTGTTTGCCACCAAAACCACCACCTTGACGAATTTCACCGTTCATTCCGTTACGATAACGATGGCGTTGTTGCAAACCATTTTCACTACTTACTGTTGTGTTGTTATTTTGAGCGCGTAGGCGTAAGCGTTTTTGCATTTTAGTTTTTAGAGCATTTTCTGAATCAGGAGTTTCTTTGAGTTGCGTTTTTTGTTGTTGTTGCTCACGTAGTACTAGACGAATTTCTTGATGTGCTTGGCGTGCATCTAAGTCAGCACGGTTTGAAGCTTGTTTCATTACAGACAAAGCAATACGTGCTTGCGTGGGGTTGCATGAATTTTCGTTAACGCATTCGTTTAACATTTGCCGAGCTTGTTTTAGCCAACGGTGTTGTTTTTGCATTTGTTTGATTTCGTTTGCAGTATCCTCCACATTTTTTACGCTCCATTTGTTTTTGAGCTGCGATTTAATCATTTGCCCGGTCTCGTCAATATCAGACCCTTTGGCTGTAGCTACCATCAAGGATGCAGCAACGCGTGCTGCTTCTTGTGGCGATTTGATACTGCCTTGTTGCCGGCCTTCTTTATCGCATTCGCGTAATTGTTGCCGAAGGCGTAATTGACATTTTTCATTATCGCTTTGAGTGCATAAACTTTCTAACGCTTCACTATTTTGTTGATACAGACGTTTTTGTAATTGCATTTTAAATGGTTCAACTTGCTCAGCATTGAGAGCACCATTTTTTTGCAACTCATCAGCAGCAATATAAGCTAAGTTTCTGTACGTAGCTTGTGTTTGTGTTTGCGTCTGTACCTTAACTTCTTTTTTATTCTGCACTTTTTCTTGGGCATATAAAGGATGACTAGCAAATATTAAAGCTGCACCCAACAAAATTGTTTGCTTAAAAAATTGTTTCGCCTTCATGACTGCCTCCTAGCGGTAGCGGGTGTGGCTTTATATACTGCCAACATCCAACACCGAGTTTTTACCACCAAAACCATCATCCACAACTTCGCGGGCTGCGGGATCAGGTTGTAAAACTTTACCATCGATAACGATCATATATTTATAGCGTCCTGGGGGAACTTTAAGTTCGCCTACCCACATGCCGTTTTCTGCTGGAGTTAAAGCAATACGGTTTTTCCAGTTAGTAAAATCACCAACTATTTCTACTTGCTTAGCATTAGCTGCTGGTATTACGAGGCGTACGATTTGGCTTTCATTAACTGGTGATTGATGATTATTAAAGACGCCACCTACAAATAGACCAAGCATAAAAACTGCTGCTACTGTGCTAGTAGCTAATACACCAGCAAAGAATGAGCGAGTATTACGTGGTTGTAATACCAAGGGAGAGAATACGACTTCGCGTTCAAGCTCAACTTCTTTAAGTGAAGCAGAAAGCTCAAGTACGCTATTCATATTTAATTGATATTCTTTGCATGAACTACATTGTTCTACATGATCAGACATAGCAGCAAGGTCATTGCTATTAAGAGCATCGCCATCCCATTTTTGCTCTAAAAGCTCTTGGCACTTTTGACAATCAATGCGTTTCATGACGAATTCCTTGCTTCTTTAATTATGACTACTCACGTAACGCCGAAAACGTTACATGACGGTCTTGCAGGTATTGCAGAATGGCTTTGCGAGCGCGATGCGTTCGTACGCGCAAGGCAGCTACCGAAGCTCCAGTAGCTTGTTGCATTTGGGCAAACGACAACCCTTCGATATGTTTAAAAATAAAAGCTTCACGTTGATCTATTGGCAAGGCTAAGAGCGCATCTTTGAGCACCTGTTTAACTTCGTCTTTATGTAATGAAAGGTGAGGGCTATTATCATTGATCGGTTCTGGGGCAGCCGGCGGTTCGCTCAAAAAAAATAGAGATTTAATATATTGTTTACGCAGAAAACTACGCGCCTGATTTGCTACGATGCGAAACAACCAAGGCTTAAAGGCTCGGGTATGATCATATCGGCGCAGATGTTTAAAGAGGCGTTCAAGAGCAAGCTGTAAAATTTCTTCGGCGTCAAAAGGTCGACCACACATGCGCAGCGCAACCCGATAAGCTTCATTCTTGTGTCGTTTGATAAGAGAATTTAAGGCGTTATGATCACCGTGTTGGGCAGCATAGGCGAGTTTTTCACTCGATATGTCACTTTGCGTGTTAGTCACCTTATTATCCGTTAGCACTTTATACCGTTAGAATGTCCAATGCTTGTTTTTTTTATCTTGTATAATGTCGATGGTTAAACATTATGTGGTAGCCAAAATTAACTGATTGCTGATTGTTTAGATCACGTACTTGTTGCAGAGAAATTTGTGGTATTACTAAAGTTGGATGATCAGTTAGGGCTGCAAAAGTAGTGGGAGTAAAGTTGATACCTGCAATTTGTACCTGTGAAACAAGTTGATTTGAGCAAACAGCTTTAGGAGTAGTACTTGTTATCGATGGTTGTGGGCTAGTAACTTTGGTAGGTTCGTATGCACAATCAACATTGAAAATAAAGAATAAAAAGATTAATGCGATTTGGGCAAACCATAATCTGCAATGAAACAGATTATAAAAAAAAGATTGATCGAGCTTGCTCATGACAACCTCATATGCTTCACGGTAGCCAGCAATAAAACTTTTGTTAATGCTTTCTTAAGGTGCTACTTATGATTCGGCAAAAACGTTACAAAGCAAAAATTATGTGTATGGTATGGTATGTTGTCAGGTAATTAGTTTAATATAACAGCATACAATGATGCGATGATTATTAAGAAATAAGTATATCTAGTATAATTAATAAAATAGAAAACCTACTTCGAAGAAATAAAACCAGGTATATGCATACGTTTAAGTAAATTACGTATGATTGATAAAGGTGTTTTAGCTATTGGTTCTCTGGTATCAACAAACTGTTCGTCATAAATCGAATTGATATCGTTGCTGGTTAAGATACCTAGAACTTTACGTTTGGGGTCATTTTTAGCAACTACCAATAAGTCACCGTGCTGACGTTTGCCCATTTCACGTAAAGCATCAAAAAGTGTTTGGTCGGGTGTAGCTGTTGCAGGGTTATCAGCCATGTCTTTTGCGACGATGATTTGCGAAAGGGTAGAACGGTTTTCAAGAATATGACGAACGCTTTGAAAAGGAATAGCGCCAACTAAAGAGTCATTTTCGTTGAGAACTGGCAAGCTCGTATAGCCACTTTGAGCAAATCGTTCTAAAACTACCGATAATGGTGCATCATCGCGAACGGTAGCGGGTGGTGCAGTTTTATGCATGGCTAATAATTCTGCTACTGTAGTACGTTCGAGCATCGCCCGTAATATTAAGCGTTGGTGAATAGGTGAAGCGGCACGAGTAGGCAGTTGTTTTTCGTAAAGTGTATGTTGGCGTACTAATAAAAAGCCAAGCAAACTTACAAACATGGTGGGAACAAGTAATTGATAGTTCCCAGTCATTTCGCTAACCATAATAATAGTTGAAATGGGGACATGAGCTGCTGAAGCAAAAAAGCCTGCCATACCCACCATAGCAAATGCGCCTGGTGCAGGAACTAAGGTTGGCCACAAATTGTGAAACACAATACCAACAGCACCGCCAAGTGAACCACCGATAACTACCGCAGGGCCAAACACACCGCCGCTACCACCACTGCCAACCGTAAATGAAGTGGTTAAAACTTTAGTACCAGCAACTATAAGCAAAAAGGTAGCGGTAGCTTGACCAAGGAAAGCGTTTTGCACTACTCCAAACCCGGTGGCTAAAGCCGAAGGAGCAAATAAGCCAACACAACCAACAATTAAACCGCCCAACGCTGGTTTTAACCAGTTGGGTATGGATAAGCGGCGAAAAAAGTCGCGAATACCATAAAAAATTTGCGGATAGATTCGACCGCCAAAAGCCACAACAAGCGCGAGTATTAAATAGGGGCCTAATTCAAGGGGGCTGTTAAATCTAAAATTAGGTGTTTCAAAAAGTGGGCTCCAACCAAAGATACTTCCAAAAGTACTAAAAGCAATAATCGACGATAATACTGCAGGGCCGATAACTTCGTATTCTAAATCCATTTCGCGATAAAGAACTTCGGCGGCAAAAAGAGCGCCCGCTAATGGTGCACGAAAGATGGCACCAATACCGGCACCCAGACCAGCGGCCATAATTATGCGGCGTTGTTTAACTGAGAGGCCTAGCCAGTGTGCTAAAGCCGAGCCTAAGCCGGCACCAATTTGGGCAATCGGCCCTTCGCGACCAGCAGAACCGCCAGTTCCCATAGTAATTGCTGATGCAATAGTTTTTACAAAAGGAACACGGGTTCGAATATAACCATTACGGTGGTGGTAGGCTTCAATTGCGGCATCAGTACCATGACCTTCAGCTTCTGGTGCCAGCCAAAAGACAATTAGACCGCTAATAAGCCCACCAGCTGCTGGTAGGATGAATAATATCCAACGAGAAAAATGGCTTAAGGTTTCGTGGAAAAGAGCTTTTTCACCAAGCGGTGCTTGTGGGCGATAACCAGCTAAGCCATCAAGAAACAGATGATTAGCTAATTGCAGCAGATAGTGAAAACCTGCAGCACCCAAACCTGCGATAACCCCTACGAGAGCGCAGAGTAAAAATAACGTGCTGACATCGAGCACGCGCTGGCTAATAAAATTTTTAGCAAATGGAAGAGATAACTTCTGTTTAATATTAAATTTCTTCAAAATACTTAAACCCTCAATGCATGGTGACCAAAATTAACATTATATTTATTCAAGCGCACATATACACCTTGTTGAGCTTATGTCTAAGGAATCACCGTAGATTTTAAAAATTTATCTACTGATCATTCGTACTTTTTTAAATTTTAGGGTTTTAATAAAAAAAGTAAGCAGTTACACAATAGTAAACCTTGCTTTGCTACTAATAAACATTACTGTAATTATCGATAGAAAATTTTAAAATTTTAAAATAGGGCAAATATGCCTGAAAAGGATTAAAGCATATGACTGAGACACAAGAGAGCAAGCTCACTTGGAAGCAAGATATGGCCTTTGCTGCTGAGTTGCAGGGGCATCAGTTTATGGTCGATGCATCAAGCGAGCATGGCGGAAAAGACCTTGGGCCACGTCCGAAAACTTTAGTCCTGACAGCTCTTGCTGGTTGTACCGGTATGGATGTGGTGGCGATTTTGAAAAAAATGCGAGTTACGTTTGCTGCTTTTGAAGTAAAAGTCAGCGGCGAGTTAACTGAAAACCATCCCAAGGTTTATGACAAGATCCATGTTATTTACCATTTAAAGGGCGAGAATATTGATCGCACCAAGGTAGAGCGAGCAGTTGAATTATCGCGCACTACTTATTGTGGGGTTTTTGCAATGTTGGCGCATACGGCAAAAGTTACCCACGACATTATTATCGATACATGAACCGCCTACTCGATGTAAAACAGCAGTTACGGTAATGACAATAAACAGGAGATTGACTTTATATTAGTCGGATCATGGCATGAAAGATTTTCTGTAGCATAATTAGTTTTATTAGCATCAAAAGACTTCATTGAAGTATCAGACGTTGGTAGTTGACCAATCTCAGGGCATGTTTCTCCGCGGGCCATACTTAGTGCTTGAAGTAGTTCTTTTTCAGGTTGCTTGCCAACCAAACGAGAAACTTCGATCCCTTGGTCATTTAAAAAAATGAACGTTGGTACTCCAACTAAATGGAACTCATTTATTAGGTAGCGGTTAGTTGGCGAGTTAATTTCATATGTTACAAAGTTAACTTGTCGACCAACGCAATATATTTTTAGTGTATTTATTATTGGCTCCATGTCGTGACAAACTGGGCATTTTTTAGAGATAAAAGAAAACATGGTTGCTGTGGTAATTGTAGCTAATGTTGAAGCATTATTGTTAATAGACTTGTCTGGAGGTCAAAACACCAGCGCTAAAAATATAAGTTAAACTCAAACTCATTACTTAATAGTCTACTTTGGCACTATTTAGAGCTTTATGTAAACTGTGCCTGCATTTTTAAGCAGCTTTGGATAGGCTTAAAATTTTTGATTGCAACACAGCTTTGCTGGTTACGCCAATAAACACATCTTTTACCTCACCATTTTGCAAGAGCAGCATGGTCGGAATTGACTGAACGCGAGCTGCACCAGCTAGCCCAGGCTCTTCATCTACGTTTACTTTAGCAATAACCGCTTTGCCTTCAAGCTCTTCAGCTAACGATTCTAAAATTGGCTCCATAGCTCTGCAAGGCCCGCACCAACTTGCCCAAAAATCTACTAAAACGGGGGTGCCATCTTTACGCAAGGCTTCGGCTGCAAAGGTTTGTTCGGTGAGTTTGCGAGTCTTGTTAGACATGAAAAGCCTCCTAGCAATTGATAATATAATCACTTGCTAATTAAGATGCAGTTGCCAAGTAAAAGGGTGTAAAGAAAAGAAAAATATTTTTTACTGGTACAAACTTTGGTGTTTTTTTATAAAATTATAAATCAACATATAAAATGCATGGGGTAACATAAAAAAGGTCATACCTGAAGCAGGAATCATATAACTACCAATCAATATAAAGATTAAATATGAAACGGTGAAAGCATTGGGGAGGACTCTGTATTTTTTTTCAATATAAGCAACCAATAACCCCAATGGTATTAGAGTAATGCCAAAATAGAAAAACCAAAAAGCAGCAAAATTTTCAAAATTAGTGACGCCTACTCTAATGGGTGGAAACTTCTTTGGTCGCATCTGCTATTTGAAAGAAATATGAATTTGAAAATCTTATAAATTGCTGTGCAAAACCATCGGTCGAGAGAGCAAATTGCGTATGCATGGTCGCGATTAATAAAATTAAATGGCCGTTATTTATGCGTTTAAGTTTTGATACTAGTTTTTTAAGCAATGTTTTTTATTTACTCAAATATTCTTGCACCGCTTTGCGAGCCCGATGCAGGCGCGACTTAACTGCCAATTCAGTTACATCAAGTGTAATTGCTACTTCGCGTGCAGGGAGTTGCTCACCATCGCGTAACATTAGCACAGCGCGGTCTTTGTCATTTAATATTGCCAGCGCTTTTTGCAAGGGGGATAATTTTGCTTCAATCATTGCCTCAACATCTTGCCCCATCTTTTCAATAGATGCAGCTTGCCCATCTTCATAAGTTGCATGCAGTTTTGGATTATTTTTGCGACCGCGACGCATACGTGTGCAAGCAGTACTAGCGAGGCGATAGAGCCAGTTTTTAAGCGGGGTTTCGCCACGATAGCCAGAAAGATAACGAGTGGCAGCCACAAAAGCGTCTTGCAAAGCATCATCAGCGTCGCCCGCATGGCCACAGCGTTGCCGTAAAAAACTAATTAAATCAGTGCGAAAACAGGTAAACAAATCAGCAAGCAGAGCGGGATCGCCCGCAGTAGCACGACGGCGTAATTCATCTGGTTGGCAAGCTTTTTTAGTCACGTGAGTTTATTTAATACAAATGAACGAAGAAGCCAAACCTTATTTATGATATGCGGATTTATGGTTGAGTTGAGAGTCTGCTGGTTTTTTATTTGCGTGAGCCTAAAATTGCAGAATCGATTTTAAGAGAGGTTCCTCGGTAGTAAATTTTTTGCTTATCGCCTTCTTGCACAAAGATTGGTGTCGGTTTAACTTGGGGAGGTTTATTGCACCACGTTCAAATAGTTGCAGTTTTAGAATCTGTATCATAAATAGCTATTTTATTATTTTAAACAAATAATTCATCAAGATCTTTAATGTTTTTATTATTACATTTAATGTATGGTATCGATATTGTTTCAAATTTTAGGGTGTTCAAGTAAATTCCTAGCGCTTTTATTTCGCTTCAGTATTTATCGCGATATTTTATTGAAAGTTGTGACTTTTTTCAGATCCTTAGCATACGATTTTAATCGACCGCCATTATATTTAAGCAATTCTTCATAACTCGGCAAGTCAATTAAGTGAATGCGGTCATCATTAAAATCAGAAAAAGCTAAGGTTT from Deltaproteobacteria bacterium harbors:
- the phoU gene encoding phosphate signaling complex protein PhoU: MNRKHTDLEYEDELRKLRERLLLMGAKVEEMLNKSMQALVNKDSDLAYRMIEYDNEIDELELAIDNLCLRVLAKRQPVASDLRFITLALKIVTDLERMGDLGVNICERTIELNTEPPLKPYIDLPKMADVVQSMIKDALDAFVSHNSEHAQAVLERDHIVDAYYGQIFRELFTYMLEDPKTIHRSIKIQSIAKYLERIGDHATNLAEMVVFMEHGKDIRHQGRQKNANPKENKPHGVLFLCVHNAVRSQMAEAWAIKTFPMGVRIWSAGSQPAKEINPLTIKVMQEVGIDLQGVKPKSFSEIPIGDVDTVINLCKEENCPYIPGELSRQSWNLPDPTQATGNDDEVLQAFRKIRDEIKNKLVTFMKAWA
- a CDS encoding diguanylate cyclase; this translates as MNLLQIATALMAATDGLIVLDYHENVLFASQGAAEIFGFENPEQLVGYALFDLLQSSDTANAKFILDCLKVHKKLKPTRLAIKNHTKNEIWVELRANNIPQTTKNELPPSILLSLHIIPSSPRHDEKVHQLEYIVNTLQITAATDQLTGTYNRRHFELVAHNEIERSHRYGQPLSLIMIDIDHFKDVNDRLGHLIGDQALVAIAQLAIKICRSFDVVCRWGGEEFVLLVPGVGGEEALKIAERLRKQVREADIPNVGRLTISAGVTQLGTHETFEQWIKRTDDTLYKAKNAGRDRCELSSQSSDTHTIRLLNLVWDPSYSSGSERIDQEHIELFVLGNAIFEALLTNSPVDKLQNRFIQLRDSLEMHFQHEEQILKDIKYPYLNEHIDLHLELLKRFKKFFTNIKNKNSLTFSKLVDVLVKQLVLEHLLKADQKYFPFLSPHLRISKYHK
- a CDS encoding RNA polymerase sigma factor; translated protein: MTNTQSDISSEKLAYAAQHGDHNALNSLIKRHKNEAYRVALRMCGRPFDAEEILQLALERLFKHLRRYDHTRAFKPWLFRIVANQARSFLRKQYIKSLFFLSEPPAAPEPINDNSPHLSLHKDEVKQVLKDALLALPIDQREAFIFKHIEGLSFAQMQQATGASVAALRVRTHRARKAILQYLQDRHVTFSALRE
- a CDS encoding chloride channel protein, translated to MLDVSTLFLLCALVGVIAGLGAAGFHYLLQLANHLFLDGLAGYRPQAPLGEKALFHETLSHFSRWILFILPAAGGLISGLIVFWLAPEAEGHGTDAAIEAYHHRNGYIRTRVPFVKTIASAITMGTGGSAGREGPIAQIGAGLGSALAHWLGLSVKQRRIIMAAGLGAGIGAIFRAPLAGALFAAEVLYREMDLEYEVIGPAVLSSIIAFSTFGSIFGWSPLFETPNFRFNSPLELGPYLILALVVAFGGRIYPQIFYGIRDFFRRLSIPNWLKPALGGLIVGCVGLFAPSALATGFGVVQNAFLGQATATFLLIVAGTKVLTTSFTVGSGGSGGVFGPAVVIGGSLGGAVGIVFHNLWPTLVPAPGAFAMVGMAGFFASAAHVPISTIIMVSEMTGNYQLLVPTMFVSLLGFLLVRQHTLYEKQLPTRAASPIHQRLILRAMLERTTVAELLAMHKTAPPATVRDDAPLSVVLERFAQSGYTSLPVLNENDSLVGAIPFQSVRHILENRSTLSQIIVAKDMADNPATATPDQTLFDALREMGKRQHGDLLVVAKNDPKRKVLGILTSNDINSIYDEQFVDTREPIAKTPLSIIRNLLKRMHIPGFISSK
- a CDS encoding OsmC family protein, coding for MTETQESKLTWKQDMAFAAELQGHQFMVDASSEHGGKDLGPRPKTLVLTALAGCTGMDVVAILKKMRVTFAAFEVKVSGELTENHPKVYDKIHVIYHLKGENIDRTKVERAVELSRTTYCGVFAMLAHTAKVTHDIIIDT
- a CDS encoding thioredoxin fold domain-containing protein gives rise to the protein MFSFISKKCPVCHDMEPIINTLKIYCVGRQVNFVTYEINSPTNRYLINEFHLVGVPTFIFLNDQGIEVSRLVGKQPEKELLQALSMARGETCPEIGQLPTSDTSMKSFDANKTNYATENLSCHDPTNIKSISCLLSLP
- the trxA gene encoding thioredoxin, yielding MSNKTRKLTEQTFAAEALRKDGTPVLVDFWASWCGPCRAMEPILESLAEELEGKAVIAKVNVDEEPGLAGAARVQSIPTMLLLQNGEVKDVFIGVTSKAVLQSKILSLSKAA
- a CDS encoding RNA polymerase sigma factor; this translates as MTKKACQPDELRRRATAGDPALLADLFTCFRTDLISFLRQRCGHAGDADDALQDAFVAATRYLSGYRGETPLKNWLYRLASTACTRMRRGRKNNPKLHATYEDGQAASIEKMGQDVEAMIEAKLSPLQKALAILNDKDRAVLMLRDGEQLPAREVAITLDVTELAVKSRLHRARKAVQEYLSK